In Pseudomonas deceptionensis, a single window of DNA contains:
- a CDS encoding ornithine carbamoyltransferase, translated as MAFNMKNRSLLSLVHHTPRELHFLLDLSRDLKRAKYTGTEEPHLKGKNIALIFEKTSTRTRCAFEVAAHDQGAHVTYIDPVSSQIGHKESMKDTARVLGRMFDAIEYRGFEQAIVEELAKYAGVPVFNGLTAEFHPTQMIADVLTMREHSDKPLHNISYAYLGDARNNMGNSLLLIGAKLGMDVRIAAPKSLWPEESFVKQCQEFAKESGAKITLTEDPKAAVKGVDFIHTDVWVSMGEPVEAWNDRIKLLLPYQVNSEMIKAAENPRVKFMHCLPAFHNCETKVGKDVAEHHPNLKNGIEVTEEVFESPVNIAFEQAENRMHTIKAILVAALADI; from the coding sequence ATGGCTTTTAACATGAAAAACCGCAGCCTTCTGAGCCTAGTGCACCACACTCCACGTGAGTTGCACTTCCTGCTCGATCTGTCCCGCGATCTCAAGCGCGCCAAGTACACCGGTACTGAAGAGCCGCACTTGAAAGGCAAAAACATTGCGCTGATCTTCGAAAAAACCTCGACCCGCACCCGTTGCGCATTCGAAGTAGCGGCCCACGACCAGGGCGCACACGTGACTTACATCGACCCGGTTTCTTCGCAAATCGGTCACAAAGAAAGCATGAAAGACACCGCCCGGGTTCTGGGCCGCATGTTTGATGCCATCGAGTACCGTGGTTTTGAACAAGCCATTGTGGAAGAACTGGCCAAGTACGCTGGCGTACCGGTGTTCAACGGCCTGACCGCTGAGTTCCACCCGACGCAAATGATCGCCGACGTGCTGACCATGCGCGAACACAGCGACAAGCCGCTGCACAACATCAGCTACGCGTACCTGGGCGACGCCCGCAACAACATGGGTAACTCGCTGCTGCTGATCGGCGCAAAACTGGGCATGGACGTGCGTATCGCCGCACCGAAAAGCCTGTGGCCAGAAGAGTCGTTCGTGAAGCAGTGCCAGGAATTCGCCAAGGAAAGCGGTGCCAAAATCACCCTGACTGAAGACCCGAAAGCCGCCGTCAAAGGCGTGGACTTTATCCACACCGACGTCTGGGTATCGATGGGCGAGCCGGTTGAGGCGTGGAACGATCGCATCAAACTGCTGCTGCCTTACCAGGTCAACAGCGAGATGATCAAAGCAGCAGAAAACCCGCGCGTGAAGTTCATGCACTGCCTGCCTGCGTTCCACAACTGTGAAACCAAAGTCGGCAAGGATGTGGCAGAGCACCATCCAAACCTGAAAAACGGCATTGAAGTGACCGAGGAAGTGTTTGAGTCCCCCGTCAACATCGCCTTTGAGCAAGCCGAAAACCGCATGCACACCATCAAGGCGATCCTGGTAGCAGCACTGGCTGATATCTAA
- the arcC gene encoding carbamate kinase, which translates to MRIVVALGGNALLRRGQPMTAENQRENIQTAAKQIARIATGNELVVAHGNGPQVGLLSLQAAAYTAVSPYPLDVLGAETEGMIGYMIEQELGNLLPPDAPFATLLTQVEVDPKDPAFQNPTKPIGPVYTETEAKSLAAEKGWSIAPDGDKFRRVVASPKPKRIFEIRPIKWLLEKGTIVICAGGGGIPTMYGEDGKLRGIEAVIDKDLCSSLLAEQLNSDLLVIATDVNAAFIDWGKPTQKGIAQAHPDELEKLGFASGSMGPKVEAACEFARKTGKTAVIGALADIEAIVQGKAGTRVSTEKPGISYF; encoded by the coding sequence ATGCGTATCGTCGTAGCACTGGGCGGTAACGCCCTCTTGCGTCGCGGTCAGCCCATGACTGCAGAGAACCAGCGCGAAAACATCCAGACCGCCGCCAAACAAATTGCCCGGATCGCCACCGGCAACGAGCTGGTCGTGGCCCACGGCAACGGCCCGCAAGTTGGCCTGCTTTCTCTGCAGGCGGCCGCGTACACCGCTGTCAGCCCTTACCCGCTGGACGTACTCGGCGCAGAAACCGAGGGCATGATCGGTTACATGATCGAGCAAGAGCTCGGCAACCTGCTGCCACCAGACGCGCCTTTCGCCACCCTGCTGACCCAGGTTGAAGTTGACCCGAAAGATCCGGCATTTCAGAACCCCACCAAACCGATTGGCCCGGTCTACACCGAAACCGAAGCCAAGAGCCTGGCCGCTGAAAAAGGCTGGAGCATTGCTCCGGACGGCGACAAGTTCCGCCGTGTGGTGGCCAGCCCGAAACCCAAACGCATTTTCGAAATACGCCCGATCAAATGGCTGCTGGAAAAAGGCACCATCGTGATCTGCGCGGGCGGTGGCGGCATCCCGACCATGTATGGCGAAGACGGCAAGCTCAGAGGCATTGAGGCCGTTATCGACAAAGACCTGTGCTCCTCGCTGCTGGCCGAACAGCTCAACAGTGATCTGCTGGTCATTGCTACAGACGTGAATGCCGCGTTTATCGACTGGGGCAAGCCAACCCAGAAAGGTATTGCCCAGGCCCACCCTGACGAGCTGGAAAAACTCGGTTTCGCTTCGGGCTCAATGGGCCCTAAAGTCGAAGCGGCTTGCGAGTTTGCCCGCAAGACCGGCAAGACCGCCGTGATCGGCGCACTGGCGGATATCGAAGCAATCGTTCAAGGTAAGGCCGGTACCCGCGTCAGCACCGAAAAACCGGGTATCAGCTACTTCTGA
- a CDS encoding DUF5064 family protein, with amino-acid sequence MASFEPGHLHIHREPLQPGDFGYDIKIDYQVVQDPKEGKSMQFDMHGQINKKDFKESFTLPKDMAYNFAHDAFRIAVKHGIPKTADIRSMHGYYDKMFADVLAQLNHKPGDPIKPEHLE; translated from the coding sequence ATGGCCTCGTTCGAGCCCGGTCACCTGCATATCCATCGCGAACCGCTGCAGCCGGGCGACTTCGGATATGACATCAAGATCGATTACCAGGTCGTTCAGGATCCCAAGGAAGGCAAGTCGATGCAGTTCGACATGCACGGCCAGATCAACAAGAAGGACTTTAAAGAGTCGTTCACGCTCCCCAAGGACATGGCCTACAACTTTGCCCATGACGCTTTCCGGATAGCCGTAAAACACGGCATTCCCAAAACCGCTGACATCCGTTCGATGCACGGTTACTACGACAAGATGTTTGCCGATGTTCTGGCCCAGCTCAACCACAAGCCTGGCGACCCGATCAAGCCTGAACATCTGGAATAA
- a CDS encoding sigma-54-dependent transcriptional regulator produces MRIHVSFIDRVGITQEVLALLGGRNLNLDAVEMVPPNVYIDAPTLSPQVLDELREALFSVKGVQSVTVVDILPGQRRHLQLDALLAAMTDPVLALDSEGHVLLANPALVALYGHEPTGESIGELFCDPGLLDVLLENGFRLPLREVTLNGHPLMLDATPITDAGALLTLYQPSRIGERLAALHHDHAEGFDALLGDSPAIRTLKTRAQRVATLDAPLLIQGETGTGKELVARACHAISDRFAAPFLALNCAALPENLAESELFGYAPGAFTGAQRGGKPGLMELANHGTVFLDEIAEMSPYLQAKLLRFLNDGSFRRVGGEREVKVNVRILSATHRNLEKMVSEGTFREDLFYRLNVLNIDVPPLRERGQDILLLARTFMQQACTQIQRPVCRLAPGTYPALLGNRWPGNVRQLQNVIFRAAAICESNLVDIGDLDIAGTSVARQSDGEVETLEHAVETFEKALLEKLYVSYPSTRQLANRLQTSHTAIAHRLRKYGIPGKA; encoded by the coding sequence ATGCGTATCCATGTCAGTTTTATCGACCGTGTCGGCATCACCCAGGAAGTCCTGGCCCTGCTCGGCGGGCGTAACCTCAACCTGGATGCAGTGGAGATGGTCCCGCCCAACGTCTACATCGATGCCCCGACCCTGAGCCCGCAAGTACTCGACGAACTGCGAGAAGCCCTGTTCAGCGTCAAGGGCGTGCAATCAGTCACAGTGGTCGACATCCTTCCCGGCCAGCGCCGCCATTTACAACTCGACGCACTGCTCGCTGCCATGACCGACCCGGTACTGGCACTGGACAGCGAAGGCCATGTACTGCTGGCCAACCCCGCACTGGTGGCGCTCTACGGCCACGAGCCGACCGGCGAAAGCATCGGCGAGCTGTTCTGCGACCCCGGGTTGCTGGACGTGCTGCTGGAAAACGGCTTTCGCCTGCCCTTGCGCGAAGTCACGCTCAACGGCCACCCACTGATGCTCGATGCCACCCCGATCACCGATGCCGGCGCCCTGCTCACCCTGTATCAACCAAGCCGCATCGGCGAGCGCCTGGCGGCCCTGCACCACGATCACGCCGAAGGCTTCGACGCCCTGCTCGGCGACTCGCCTGCCATTCGCACGCTCAAAACCCGGGCACAACGCGTGGCAACACTGGACGCGCCCTTGCTGATCCAGGGCGAAACCGGCACCGGCAAAGAGCTGGTGGCCCGTGCCTGTCATGCCATCAGTGATCGGTTTGCCGCGCCGTTTCTGGCGCTCAACTGCGCCGCGCTCCCGGAAAACCTGGCCGAAAGCGAACTGTTCGGCTATGCCCCCGGCGCCTTCACCGGTGCCCAGCGCGGCGGCAAGCCGGGGCTGATGGAACTGGCCAACCACGGCACGGTATTCCTCGACGAAATCGCTGAAATGTCGCCATACCTGCAAGCCAAATTGCTGCGTTTTCTCAACGACGGCAGTTTCCGCCGGGTCGGCGGAGAGCGCGAGGTCAAGGTCAATGTACGAATCCTCAGCGCCACCCACCGTAACCTCGAAAAAATGGTCAGCGAGGGTACCTTTCGCGAAGACCTGTTCTACCGCCTGAACGTACTCAACATCGACGTGCCGCCCCTGCGCGAGCGCGGCCAGGATATCTTGCTGCTGGCGCGCACCTTCATGCAGCAGGCCTGCACCCAGATCCAGCGCCCCGTGTGCCGCCTGGCACCCGGCACCTACCCCGCCCTGCTGGGCAATCGCTGGCCCGGCAATGTGCGCCAGTTGCAGAACGTGATCTTTCGCGCGGCGGCCATCTGTGAAAGCAACCTCGTCGACATTGGCGATCTGGACATCGCCGGCACCTCGGTTGCACGCCAAAGCGACGGTGAGGTAGAAACCCTGGAGCACGCCGTCGAAACCTTCGAAAAAGCGCTGCTGGAAAAGCTGTACGTCAGCTACCCCTCGACCCGCCAATTGGCCAACCGCTTGCAAACCAGCCACACCGCCATTGCACACCGGCTGCGCAAATACGGGATCCCGGGCAAGGCCTGA
- the gcvH gene encoding glycine cleavage system protein GcvH, with amino-acid sequence MSELRFTEDHEWLRTEADGSVTVGITAFAQNALGDVVFVQLPELQAYDKGAETATVESVKAASGVYMPLDGEVIAVNPALDSSPELVNEDPLGEGWFFRFKPTDANAVAQLLDQDAYDRLIKAQDDN; translated from the coding sequence ATGAGCGAATTGCGTTTTACTGAAGACCACGAATGGCTGCGCACCGAAGCCGACGGCAGCGTAACCGTAGGCATTACCGCGTTTGCGCAAAACGCTCTGGGTGACGTGGTGTTTGTGCAGCTGCCTGAACTGCAGGCCTACGACAAGGGCGCAGAAACCGCCACCGTTGAGTCGGTCAAGGCTGCCAGCGGCGTCTACATGCCACTGGACGGTGAAGTGATCGCCGTCAACCCGGCGCTCGACAGCAGCCCGGAACTGGTCAACGAAGACCCGCTGGGTGAAGGCTGGTTCTTCCGCTTCAAGCCCACCGATGCCAACGCTGTGGCCCAACTGCTCGATCAAGACGCGTACGACCGCTTGATCAAAGCCCAAGACGATAACTGA
- the gcvP gene encoding aminomethyl-transferring glycine dehydrogenase, whose amino-acid sequence MTINLSTANEFIARHIGPRQADEQAMLATLGFDSLEGLSASVIPQSIKGTSVLDLPDGQSEADALASIKAIAAKNQLCKTYIGQGYYNCHTPSPILRNLLENPAWYTAYTPYQPEISQGRLESLLNFQTLISDLTGLPISNASLLDEATAAAEAMTFCKRLSKNKSSHSFFASSHCHPQTLDVLRTRAEPLGIKVVVADERELTDVSPFFGALLQYPASNGDVFDYRELVERFHSANALVAVAADLLALTLLTPPGEFGADVAIGSAQRFGVPLGFGGPHAAYFATRDTFKRDMPGRLVGVSVDRHGKPALRLAMQTREQHIRREKATSNICTAQVLLANIASMYAVYHGPKGLIQIAQRIHQLTAILAQGLSALGLTVEQEQFFDTLTLNTGNNTAALHTKAHARQINLRVIDGQRLGLSLDETSGQSDVIALWALLAADGQALPDFEALASTVTSTLPPALQRQSPILSHPVFNRYHSETELMRYLRRLADKDLALDRTMIPLGSCTMKLNAASEMIPVTWAEFGNLHPFAPAEQSLGYQQLTTELEAMLCAATGYDAISLQPNAGSQGEYAGLLAIRAYHHSRGDERRDICLIPSSAHGTNPATANMAGMRVVVTACDARGNVDIEDLRAKAIEHSDHLAALMITYPSTHGVFEEGIREICGIIHDNGGQVYIDGANMNAMVGLCAPGKFGGDVSHLNLHKTFCIPHGGGGPGVGPIGVKSHLTPFLPGHAAMERKEGAVCAAPFGSASILPITWMYIRMMGGEGLKRASQLAILNANYIARRLEEHYPVLYSGSNGLVAHECILDLRPLKESSGISVDDVAKRLIDFGFHAPTMSFPVAGTLMIEPTESESKEELDRFCQAMICIREEIREVESGGLDKEDNPLKNAPHTAAEMIGEWTHPYSREQAVYPVASLIEGKYWPPVGRVDNVFGDRNLICACPSIESYQEA is encoded by the coding sequence ATGACCATCAATCTCAGCACTGCCAATGAGTTCATCGCGCGCCACATCGGCCCGCGCCAGGCCGACGAGCAGGCGATGCTCGCCACCCTCGGTTTCGATTCCCTTGAAGGCCTCAGCGCCAGCGTGATCCCGCAAAGCATCAAGGGCACCAGCGTGCTCGACTTGCCGGACGGTCAAAGCGAAGCCGACGCACTGGCTTCGATCAAGGCCATCGCAGCTAAAAACCAGCTGTGTAAAACCTATATCGGCCAGGGCTATTACAACTGCCACACCCCTTCGCCGATCTTGCGCAACCTGCTGGAAAACCCGGCCTGGTACACCGCCTACACCCCTTACCAGCCTGAAATTTCCCAAGGCCGCCTGGAATCCCTGCTCAACTTCCAGACCCTGATCAGCGACCTCACCGGGCTGCCGATTTCCAACGCATCGCTGCTCGATGAAGCCACCGCCGCTGCCGAAGCCATGACCTTCTGCAAACGCCTGAGCAAGAACAAATCCAGCCACAGTTTCTTTGCGTCCAGCCACTGCCACCCGCAAACCCTCGACGTGCTGCGCACCCGTGCCGAGCCACTGGGCATCAAGGTTGTGGTCGCAGACGAACGCGAGCTGACAGACGTATCGCCCTTCTTCGGCGCCCTGCTGCAATACCCGGCGAGCAACGGTGACGTGTTTGATTACCGCGAGCTGGTTGAGCGTTTTCACAGCGCCAACGCACTGGTAGCGGTTGCCGCCGACCTGCTGGCCCTGACCCTGCTGACGCCTCCGGGCGAGTTCGGCGCAGACGTTGCCATTGGCAGCGCCCAGCGTTTTGGCGTGCCTCTGGGCTTTGGTGGCCCGCACGCGGCCTACTTCGCCACCCGCGACACGTTCAAGCGCGACATGCCGGGGCGTCTGGTCGGTGTCTCGGTTGACCGTCACGGCAAACCTGCACTGCGCCTGGCCATGCAAACCCGCGAGCAACACATCCGTCGCGAGAAGGCCACGAGCAACATCTGCACCGCCCAGGTCCTGCTGGCCAACATCGCCAGCATGTATGCCGTGTACCACGGCCCTAAAGGCCTGATCCAGATCGCTCAGCGCATTCATCAACTGACCGCGATTCTGGCCCAGGGCCTGAGCGCGCTGGGGCTGACCGTCGAGCAAGAACAGTTCTTCGACACACTGACCCTGAACACCGGCAACAACACCGCAGCCCTGCACACCAAGGCCCACGCCCGGCAGATCAACCTGCGCGTGATCGACGGGCAGCGCCTGGGCCTGTCGCTGGATGAAACCAGCGGCCAGTCCGACGTCATCGCCCTGTGGGCACTGCTCGCCGCTGACGGTCAGGCACTGCCAGACTTCGAAGCACTGGCCAGCACCGTAACCAGCACCCTGCCGCCTGCACTGCAGCGCCAGTCGCCGATTCTCAGCCACCCGGTGTTCAACCGTTACCACTCTGAAACCGAACTGATGCGTTACCTGCGTCGTTTGGCGGACAAGGACCTGGCGCTGGACCGCACTATGATCCCGCTGGGCTCGTGCACCATGAAGCTCAACGCTGCCAGCGAAATGATCCCGGTGACCTGGGCCGAGTTCGGCAACCTGCACCCCTTCGCACCTGCCGAGCAAAGCCTGGGCTACCAGCAACTGACCACCGAACTGGAAGCCATGCTGTGCGCGGCTACCGGCTACGACGCCATCTCGCTGCAACCTAACGCCGGCTCCCAAGGTGAGTACGCGGGCTTGCTGGCGATTCGCGCCTATCACCACAGCCGTGGCGACGAGCGCCGTGACATCTGCCTGATCCCGTCCTCGGCCCACGGCACCAACCCTGCCACCGCCAACATGGCCGGTATGCGCGTGGTGGTGACGGCATGCGATGCTCGCGGCAACGTCGACATCGAAGACCTGCGCGCCAAAGCCATCGAGCACAGCGACCACCTCGCCGCCTTGATGATCACCTACCCGTCGACCCACGGCGTGTTCGAAGAAGGCATCCGCGAAATCTGCGGCATCATTCATGACAACGGCGGCCAGGTGTACATCGACGGTGCCAACATGAACGCGATGGTAGGCCTGTGTGCGCCGGGCAAGTTCGGCGGCGACGTGTCCCACCTCAACCTGCACAAAACCTTCTGCATCCCCCACGGCGGTGGTGGCCCGGGCGTTGGCCCGATTGGCGTCAAATCGCACCTCACGCCGTTCCTGCCGGGTCACGCAGCCATGGAGCGCAAGGAAGGCGCGGTATGCGCGGCGCCGTTCGGCAGCGCGAGCATTTTGCCAATCACCTGGATGTACATCCGCATGATGGGCGGCGAAGGCCTCAAGCGTGCTTCGCAGCTGGCGATCCTGAACGCCAACTACATCGCCCGCCGCCTCGAAGAGCACTACCCGGTGCTGTACTCGGGCAGCAACGGTCTGGTGGCACACGAATGCATCCTCGACCTGCGCCCGCTCAAGGAAAGCAGCGGCATCAGCGTCGATGACGTGGCCAAACGCCTGATCGACTTCGGCTTCCACGCCCCGACCATGTCGTTCCCGGTGGCGGGTACGCTGATGATCGAGCCGACCGAAAGTGAATCCAAGGAAGAACTGGACCGCTTCTGCCAGGCCATGATCTGCATCCGCGAAGAGATCCGCGAAGTTGAAAGCGGCGGGCTGGACAAGGAAGACAACCCGCTGAAAAACGCCCCGCACACAGCCGCAGAAATGATCGGTGAATGGACCCACCCATACAGCCGCGAACAGGCGGTTTACCCGGTTGCGTCCTTGATCGAAGGCAAATACTGGCCACCGGTAGGCCGGGTCGACAACGTATTTGGCGACCGCAACCTGATCTGCGCTTGCCCGTCGATCGAAAGCTACCAAGAGGCGTAA
- a CDS encoding L-serine ammonia-lyase encodes MSLSVFDLFKIGIGPSSSHTVGPMRAAARFVEGLRRDELLQDTASVKVELYGSLGATGKGHGSDKAVLLGLEGEHPDTVNTETVAERLATIRSSGRLNLLGEHSIEFNEKAHLAMIRKPLPYHPNGMIFRALDSAGIQIRSREYYSVGGGFVVDEGAAGADRIVEDSTELKYPFKTAKDLLRQCVTHHLSISEVMMANENAWRPEAETRSGLLNIWQVMQDCVSAGCRNEGILPGGLKVKRRAAALHRQLCANPEAALRDALSVLDWVNLYALAVNEENANGGRVVTAPTNGAAGIIPAVLHYYMRFIGGANEDGVVRFLLTAAAIGILYKENASISGAEVGCQGEVGVACSMAAGALCEVLGGSVQQVENAAEIGMEHNLGLTCDPIGGLVQVPCIERNAMGSVKAINAVRMALRGDGQHFVSLDKVIRTMRQTGADMKSKYKETARGGLAVNIIEC; translated from the coding sequence ATGTCGTTAAGCGTGTTCGACCTGTTCAAGATTGGCATCGGCCCTTCCAGCTCCCATACCGTCGGCCCCATGCGTGCGGCTGCGCGTTTTGTCGAAGGTCTGCGCCGCGATGAGCTGCTGCAAGACACAGCCAGCGTTAAAGTCGAACTCTATGGCTCCCTCGGTGCCACCGGCAAAGGTCACGGCAGCGACAAAGCCGTGCTGCTGGGGCTTGAAGGCGAGCACCCGGACACCGTCAACACCGAAACCGTGGCCGAACGTCTGGCCACCATTCGCAGCAGCGGGCGCTTGAACCTGCTGGGCGAACACTCCATCGAATTCAACGAAAAAGCCCATCTGGCGATGATTCGCAAACCCCTGCCCTATCACCCCAACGGCATGATTTTTCGTGCACTGGATAGCGCCGGGATTCAAATCCGCAGCCGCGAGTATTACTCGGTCGGTGGCGGCTTTGTGGTGGATGAAGGCGCTGCGGGGGCTGACCGCATCGTCGAAGACAGCACCGAACTGAAGTACCCCTTCAAAACCGCCAAAGACCTGTTGCGCCAGTGCGTCACCCATCACCTGTCGATCAGTGAAGTGATGATGGCCAACGAAAACGCCTGGCGCCCCGAAGCCGAAACCCGCAGCGGCTTGCTGAATATCTGGCAAGTGATGCAGGACTGTGTGAGCGCGGGCTGTCGCAACGAAGGCATTTTGCCCGGAGGGTTGAAGGTCAAACGTCGCGCGGCCGCATTGCATCGTCAGCTCTGTGCCAACCCGGAAGCGGCATTGCGCGATGCGTTGTCGGTACTCGACTGGGTCAACCTGTACGCGTTGGCCGTCAACGAAGAGAACGCCAACGGCGGGCGCGTGGTCACGGCACCTACCAACGGCGCGGCCGGGATCATTCCCGCCGTGTTGCATTACTACATGCGCTTTATCGGCGGGGCCAACGAAGACGGCGTGGTGCGATTCCTGCTGACCGCTGCGGCCATCGGCATCCTGTACAAAGAAAACGCCTCGATCTCGGGCGCCGAAGTCGGCTGCCAGGGAGAAGTCGGAGTGGCCTGTTCCATGGCAGCGGGGGCGTTGTGTGAAGTGCTGGGCGGCAGCGTTCAGCAAGTCGAGAACGCGGCCGAAATCGGCATGGAGCACAACCTCGGCCTGACCTGCGACCCGATTGGCGGCCTGGTACAGGTGCCGTGCATCGAACGCAACGCAATGGGCTCGGTCAAGGCCATCAACGCCGTGCGCATGGCCCTGCGTGGCGACGGCCAGCACTTTGTCTCGCTCGACAAGGTGATCCGCACCATGCGCCAGACCGGCGCCGACATGAAAAGCAAATACAAGGAGACCGCTCGCGGCGGTCTGGCTGTAAACATTATCGAGTGCTGA
- the gcvT gene encoding glycine cleavage system aminomethyltransferase GcvT has translation MSTEQLLKTPLHALHIELGARMVPFAGYDMPVQYPLGVMKEHQHTREQAGLFDVSHMGQIRLIGADAAKALEALVPVDIIDLPVGMQRYAMFTNEQGGILDDLMVANLGNDELFLVVNAACKDQDLAHLRKHLGEHCQIQPLFEERALLALQGPAAVNVLQRLAPDVAKMTFMQFAPVTLLGAECYVSRSGYTGEDGFEISVPADRAEELARRLLAEPEVQAIGLGARDSLRLEAGLCLYGHDMNDTTTPIEASLLWAISKARRADGVRAGGFPGAETLFAQQQKGVARKRVGLLPQERTPVREGAEIVDADGTVIGTVCSGGFGPTLGAPLAMGYLDIAFTPVDSEVWAIVRGKRVPMKVSKMPFVPQRYYRG, from the coding sequence ATGTCCACCGAACAACTGCTTAAAACCCCGCTGCACGCGCTGCACATTGAGCTCGGTGCACGCATGGTGCCATTCGCCGGGTATGACATGCCCGTGCAGTACCCGCTGGGGGTAATGAAAGAACACCAGCACACCCGCGAGCAGGCCGGGTTGTTCGATGTCTCGCACATGGGCCAGATCCGCCTGATCGGCGCTGATGCGGCCAAGGCACTGGAAGCCCTGGTGCCGGTAGACATCATCGATCTGCCTGTCGGCATGCAGCGCTATGCCATGTTCACCAACGAACAAGGCGGCATCCTCGATGACCTGATGGTCGCCAACCTGGGTAATGACGAGCTGTTCCTGGTGGTTAACGCCGCCTGCAAGGACCAGGACCTGGCGCATCTGCGCAAACACCTGGGCGAGCACTGCCAGATCCAGCCGTTGTTCGAAGAACGCGCTCTGCTCGCCCTGCAAGGCCCGGCAGCCGTTAACGTGCTGCAGCGCCTGGCGCCAGACGTCGCAAAAATGACCTTCATGCAATTTGCCCCGGTGACCCTGCTGGGCGCGGAATGCTACGTCAGCCGCTCCGGCTACACCGGCGAAGACGGTTTTGAAATATCGGTACCGGCCGATCGCGCCGAAGAGCTGGCACGTCGCCTGCTGGCTGAGCCTGAAGTACAGGCCATCGGTCTGGGCGCACGCGACTCACTGCGCCTGGAAGCCGGCCTGTGCCTGTACGGCCATGACATGAACGACACCACCACGCCGATTGAAGCCAGCCTGCTCTGGGCCATCTCCAAGGCCCGTCGCGCAGACGGCGTGCGTGCCGGTGGTTTCCCAGGTGCCGAGACCCTCTTTGCCCAGCAGCAAAAGGGAGTGGCCCGCAAGCGCGTGGGGCTGCTGCCACAGGAACGCACCCCGGTGCGCGAAGGCGCCGAGATTGTCGACGCCGACGGCACCGTGATTGGCACCGTGTGCAGCGGCGGCTTTGGGCCGACACTGGGCGCGCCGCTGGCAATGGGGTATCTGGATATTGCGTTCACACCCGTGGACTCTGAAGTCTGGGCCATCGTGCGTGGCAAGCGTGTACCCATGAAAGTTTCGAAGATGCCGTTTGTCCCGCAACGTTATTACAGAGGTTAA
- a CDS encoding cold-shock protein, with protein MSQRQSGTVKWFNDEKGFGFITPESGPDLFVHFRAIQGNGFKSLKEGQKVTFISVQGQKGLQADEVQAEA; from the coding sequence ATGTCCCAACGTCAGAGCGGTACCGTAAAGTGGTTTAACGACGAGAAGGGGTTTGGTTTCATCACCCCGGAAAGCGGTCCGGACCTGTTTGTGCACTTCCGTGCCATTCAGGGCAACGGCTTCAAAAGCTTGAAGGAAGGCCAGAAAGTGACCTTCATCTCAGTACAGGGCCAAAAAGGCCTGCAAGCTGACGAAGTTCAAGCAGAAGCTTAA